A stretch of Paenibacillus mucilaginosus 3016 DNA encodes these proteins:
- a CDS encoding sensor histidine kinase yields the protein MLRAEWFNKSKFIVVFVVVFFSTILLNNFVFYQVTQERLEETFEKESEMLAVDLTDSISQYHLSVRYVEELIGEELRVAAMAIQSSLDPKFENVTNEQLAALSQELGISHITLFQRKEKDIVGVRSSDPKEIGISARKWGFWYTAMKQLFALQPVSIPEGQKLKNYWAGPLEYSSSNPGSIDKWGYYYDGTTNYMINPYVHDRQIREFQNLVGYEEIVQRTLKKDSTILEITGFNPKLFGEKAPEFKRNDGTKFVSLSNRDIYFGTYTFPESRDVASVRQAISDNRTITYSGESNGRKVIKSFIPVPSGKDLGGQEFPYVIGVVSDYQSIQTHLDKQARNAFYLIILATLMAMIIIYLYVIYMRRAKESAVQLTQDQYIEDISRMFTTVRGQRHDFLNHVQTIHTMVQLGKYEEVKKYTKQFVQEIVEISDIIQINHPVIASQVQAKVAASISRKIRFQHDFQNLCKLPLNALKSVDMVKVIGNLVDNAFDEVEKLPVEEREVLLTGWVDNGDFHIKVKNPCHNPPSEEEIAQLFKPGFSTKEGEHHGLGLSIVKGIVEGYKGSIQVAVEGSSIEFHVRIPGE from the coding sequence ATGTTACGAGCGGAATGGTTTAACAAATCCAAGTTTATCGTTGTTTTTGTGGTAGTCTTCTTCTCTACCATTCTCTTAAATAACTTTGTGTTCTACCAAGTCACGCAGGAACGGCTGGAAGAGACGTTCGAGAAGGAGTCGGAGATGCTTGCCGTCGATCTGACCGATTCCATCTCCCAATACCACCTGTCGGTCCGCTATGTGGAGGAACTCATTGGCGAGGAGCTTCGCGTCGCCGCGATGGCCATTCAGAGCTCGCTTGATCCCAAATTCGAGAATGTCACCAACGAGCAGCTCGCTGCCTTAAGTCAGGAGCTCGGCATCTCCCACATCACCCTGTTCCAGCGCAAGGAGAAGGACATTGTCGGGGTCCGCTCGTCTGATCCCAAGGAGATCGGCATCAGCGCCAGGAAGTGGGGCTTCTGGTATACGGCGATGAAGCAGCTGTTCGCGCTTCAGCCCGTATCGATTCCCGAGGGGCAGAAGCTCAAGAATTACTGGGCGGGCCCGCTCGAGTATTCGTCCTCCAATCCTGGATCGATCGACAAGTGGGGCTATTACTACGACGGCACGACGAATTACATGATCAATCCTTACGTGCATGACCGTCAGATCCGCGAGTTCCAGAACCTGGTCGGATATGAAGAGATCGTCCAGCGCACGCTCAAAAAGGACAGCACCATCCTCGAGATTACCGGCTTCAATCCGAAGCTGTTCGGGGAGAAGGCACCCGAGTTCAAACGCAACGACGGTACCAAATTCGTTTCTCTGAGCAACCGGGACATCTATTTCGGGACCTATACGTTCCCGGAATCCAGAGATGTGGCCAGTGTACGGCAGGCCATCTCGGATAACCGGACGATTACGTACAGCGGCGAAAGCAATGGCCGCAAGGTCATCAAGAGCTTTATCCCCGTTCCGTCCGGCAAAGATCTCGGGGGGCAGGAGTTTCCTTACGTCATCGGGGTGGTGTCCGATTACCAATCGATTCAGACGCACCTCGACAAGCAGGCACGCAATGCCTTCTATCTCATCATTCTCGCCACGCTCATGGCGATGATCATCATTTACCTCTATGTCATCTACATGCGCCGGGCGAAGGAATCGGCGGTCCAGCTCACGCAGGACCAGTATATCGAGGATATCTCAAGGATGTTCACCACCGTACGGGGACAGCGGCATGACTTCCTTAATCACGTGCAGACCATCCACACCATGGTACAGCTCGGGAAATACGAGGAAGTGAAGAAGTACACGAAGCAGTTCGTCCAGGAGATTGTCGAGATCAGCGATATCATCCAGATCAACCATCCGGTCATCGCCTCCCAGGTGCAGGCCAAGGTCGCTGCCTCCATCTCGCGGAAGATCCGCTTCCAGCATGACTTTCAGAATCTCTGCAAGCTGCCGCTCAATGCGCTCAAGTCCGTCGATATGGTGAAGGTCATCGGCAACCTCGTCGACAATGCGTTCGATGAAGTGGAGAAGCTGCCTGTGGAAGAACGGGAGGTCCTGCTGACCGGATGGGTGGATAACGGGGACTTTCACATCAAGGTAAAAAATCCGTGCCATAATCCTCCTTCCGAGGAGGAGATCGCGCAGCTGTTCAAGCCTGGATTCTCTACCAAGGAAGGGGAGCATCACGGTCTGGGGCTGTCCATTGTCAAAGGGATCGTCGAAGGCTACAAGGGAAGTATCCAGGTGGCGGTGGAAGGAAGCAGCATCGAATTCCATGTCCGCATTCCCGGTGAATAG
- a CDS encoding dimethylarginine dimethylaminohydrolase family protein encodes MLEKERYLSDRFALEPASDKQLLQDIWGTPWGVFCPVGPIRSVLMHRPGEEVLQIPKDQYEVEAGSLRLREVHGRSLSKGRGQDPPDLGLLQAQHDGIAEALRKAGAEVLMLDQPESGVWPDRMFTRDLGMVLPGGVILSRFALYLRQGETRIAQETLGRIGVPILGAIHGQGFMEGGSFALLDSRTAAVGRSERVNDAGIEQLRQLLRIQEVELLTIDMPSDKIHLDEAFLMLDTDKALVNPRLLPHWFLKALHERNITMLAVDPEDPPLTINALAVAPGKVLFSSEGCPTAELLQKNGIEVIPVEVSEIYKMGGGIHCVTLPLVREEDPFGRASAVTPRQ; translated from the coding sequence TTGCTGGAGAAAGAACGGTATCTGTCCGACCGGTTTGCCTTGGAGCCTGCCAGTGATAAGCAGCTGCTGCAGGACATTTGGGGGACACCATGGGGAGTCTTCTGTCCGGTCGGCCCCATCCGCAGCGTGCTCATGCACCGGCCCGGTGAAGAGGTGCTGCAGATCCCGAAGGATCAATACGAAGTCGAGGCCGGGTCGCTTCGTCTGAGGGAGGTGCACGGCCGCAGCCTGAGCAAAGGACGAGGGCAGGATCCGCCGGATCTCGGCCTGCTGCAGGCACAGCACGACGGCATTGCCGAGGCTCTTCGCAAGGCAGGCGCTGAAGTGCTCATGCTGGATCAACCCGAGTCCGGTGTATGGCCTGACCGCATGTTCACCAGGGACCTGGGGATGGTGCTCCCCGGCGGGGTCATTCTCTCCCGCTTCGCGCTGTATCTCAGGCAGGGGGAGACCCGTATAGCGCAGGAGACCCTCGGACGGATCGGGGTGCCGATCCTCGGGGCTATTCACGGACAGGGCTTTATGGAGGGAGGCAGCTTCGCGCTGCTGGACAGCCGGACTGCGGCCGTTGGGCGTTCCGAACGGGTGAACGATGCGGGGATCGAGCAGCTGAGGCAGCTGCTGCGGATTCAAGAGGTGGAGCTGCTGACCATTGACATGCCATCCGATAAAATCCATCTGGACGAAGCCTTCCTCATGCTGGATACCGACAAGGCATTGGTGAATCCCCGGCTGCTGCCGCACTGGTTCCTGAAGGCCCTCCACGAGCGGAACATCACTATGCTGGCGGTCGATCCCGAAGATCCGCCGCTGACGATCAACGCGCTTGCGGTCGCACCGGGAAAAGTGCTCTTCTCCTCGGAAGGCTGCCCGACCGCAGAGCTCCTGCAGAAGAATGGAATCGAAGTGATCCCGGTGGAGGTCTCCGAAATTTATAAGATGGGCGGAGGCATTCACTGCGTCACCCTTCCGCTGGTAAGGGAGGAGGATCCGTTCGGCAGAGCCTCGGCCGTCACGCCGCGGCAATGA
- a CDS encoding APC family permease, whose translation MQTLTDPPATLRKSLKLRHIVILGLGYMTPTTVFDTYGIVTDTTSGHVPAAYIVTLIAILFTAACYGHMVRAFPVAGSAYTYSRTAINPHVGFMVGWIALLDYIFLPMINVLLTRIYLEAAFPGVPGWIWIVVMAGLLTVVNLWSNNVVANLNTFLVFFQILVVSIFSVLVIQRLTADPADSAAFTLTPFFSPDMSMGALLGGAAILCFSFLGFDAVTTYAEETPDPRKTIPRAIYLVAAMGGLIFITAGYLASLLFPDVSQFSDPESASPEMAFILGGSLFQSIFLAGALSSTIASGIASHMSASRLLFAMGRENVLPKKWFGYVSPRFQTPMINVLLIGAFSLTALALDLATAIQFINFGALTAFTAVNLSVIGYYYIQQKQRGLAGTLKYVVVPLVGTSFIAFLWSNLEMPSLILGFVWSGLGLIYLLVNTRMFSRKPPVMDYYEEAI comes from the coding sequence ATGCAAACTTTAACGGATCCGCCCGCCACACTCAGGAAGTCATTGAAGCTCAGGCATATCGTCATTCTGGGACTCGGGTATATGACCCCTACGACCGTATTCGATACGTATGGTATTGTCACGGATACGACAAGCGGGCATGTGCCTGCGGCCTACATCGTAACGCTGATTGCCATCCTGTTTACGGCAGCTTGTTACGGCCACATGGTGCGTGCCTTCCCGGTTGCAGGCTCAGCTTATACGTACAGCCGTACGGCCATTAATCCGCATGTCGGGTTCATGGTCGGCTGGATAGCGCTGCTCGATTATATTTTTCTGCCGATGATTAACGTGCTTCTGACTCGTATTTATCTGGAAGCCGCGTTTCCGGGAGTGCCGGGCTGGATCTGGATTGTGGTCATGGCCGGGCTGCTCACCGTTGTCAACCTGTGGAGCAACAACGTCGTGGCGAACCTGAACACGTTTCTGGTGTTTTTTCAGATTCTCGTAGTCAGCATCTTCAGCGTTCTGGTGATTCAGCGGCTGACGGCCGACCCGGCAGACAGTGCGGCATTCACGCTGACGCCTTTTTTCAGTCCGGATATGTCCATGGGGGCTTTGCTCGGGGGTGCCGCTATCCTCTGCTTCTCCTTCCTCGGATTCGATGCGGTAACAACGTATGCGGAGGAGACACCGGACCCGCGAAAGACGATCCCGAGGGCCATCTATCTCGTCGCCGCCATGGGAGGCCTGATCTTCATCACGGCGGGATACCTGGCCTCACTGCTCTTCCCTGACGTGTCGCAGTTCTCCGATCCGGAATCGGCCTCTCCAGAGATGGCCTTTATCCTAGGCGGAAGTTTGTTCCAGTCGATATTCCTGGCCGGTGCACTCTCCTCCACGATCGCATCCGGTATAGCTTCCCATATGAGCGCTTCCCGTCTGCTCTTCGCCATGGGGCGTGAGAATGTGCTGCCGAAGAAGTGGTTCGGCTATGTCTCCCCGCGATTTCAGACGCCGATGATCAACGTGCTGCTCATCGGCGCTTTCAGCCTGACGGCGCTGGCGCTGGATCTCGCCACGGCGATCCAGTTCATTAACTTCGGAGCTTTGACCGCGTTCACGGCAGTGAATCTGTCGGTGATCGGCTATTACTACATTCAGCAAAAGCAGCGGGGACTGGCCGGCACGCTCAAATACGTGGTCGTTCCTCTTGTGGGCACATCGTTCATAGCTTTTCTGTGGAGTAATCTCGAAATGCCTTCACTGATCCTCGGTTTTGTATGGAGCGGCCTCGGGCTGATCTACCTTCTGGTGAACACGCGAATGTTCTCGAGGAAGCCGCCGGTGATGGACTACTATGAAGAGGCGATCTAG
- the gltX gene encoding glutamate--tRNA ligase has protein sequence MKPMEYKTAAELIWPGALPTPLELEEQYPLRKPASGAIVTRFAPSPTGFLHLGGLFTAFIAGRLAAQTGGRFYLRIEDTDQKREVEGGTEAILEALRAFGVTFDEGTGEAGERGSYGPYKQSRRREIYTAYAKDLMERGLAYPCFCTEEKLAAMRAEQEAQGLTTGYYGKWAVHRDLPLAEVRERIEQGQPYTVRLRSPGDPARSVIVEDLVKGTLTLPENHQDIVLLKADGLPTYHLAHAVDDHLMRTTHVIRGDEWLSSLPVHLQLWEVLGFEAPVYAHLAPILKQQGASKRKLSKRKDPEAAVSYYAERGVPPEAVLEYLLQLANWTFEDWCREHPDAPLTDFALEPGRLNRSGALFDGAKLEDTAKEVVARMTAEEVYNAALAWGRRFHPAFAGWLEADPGYAQRILAIGRGGTKPRKDIAKWSELPAYIGFFYEEPEEPARTKRIQARMRLEQARDIVRGYLAAYDEGEAAEEWFGTIRGLAAELGYADSPKTYKKNPAGFNGHTGDVAMVLRLVLTGREQTPDLYEICSILGGSAVRRRLAGWLEVSR, from the coding sequence ATGAAACCAATGGAATATAAGACAGCGGCGGAGCTGATCTGGCCGGGGGCGCTTCCCACGCCGCTGGAGCTGGAAGAGCAGTATCCGCTCCGGAAGCCGGCGTCCGGCGCCATCGTGACCCGGTTTGCGCCGAGTCCGACCGGCTTCCTGCATCTGGGCGGCTTGTTCACCGCCTTCATTGCCGGCAGGCTCGCCGCCCAGACCGGCGGGCGCTTCTATCTGCGGATCGAGGATACGGATCAAAAAAGAGAGGTGGAAGGCGGAACCGAAGCGATACTGGAGGCGCTTCGGGCTTTCGGCGTAACGTTCGATGAAGGGACCGGGGAAGCCGGGGAGCGTGGGAGTTATGGCCCCTACAAGCAGAGCCGCCGCAGGGAGATCTATACCGCTTATGCGAAGGACTTAATGGAACGCGGTCTGGCGTATCCGTGCTTCTGCACGGAGGAAAAGCTGGCGGCCATGCGGGCGGAGCAGGAGGCGCAGGGGCTGACCACGGGGTATTACGGGAAGTGGGCGGTTCACCGCGATCTGCCGCTTGCCGAGGTGCGGGAGCGGATTGAGCAGGGCCAGCCTTATACAGTCAGGCTTCGTTCGCCGGGCGATCCCGCACGTTCCGTGATCGTGGAAGATCTCGTCAAAGGGACGCTCACCCTGCCCGAGAATCACCAGGACATCGTGCTGCTGAAGGCGGATGGACTGCCGACCTACCATCTGGCCCATGCGGTGGACGACCATTTGATGAGAACGACGCACGTGATCCGGGGGGACGAGTGGCTGAGCTCGCTTCCGGTGCATCTTCAGCTTTGGGAGGTGCTCGGCTTTGAGGCTCCGGTGTATGCGCATCTGGCTCCCATCCTGAAACAGCAGGGAGCCTCGAAGCGTAAGCTGAGCAAGCGCAAGGACCCTGAAGCTGCCGTCTCTTACTATGCGGAGCGAGGAGTTCCGCCGGAGGCCGTCCTGGAGTATCTGCTTCAGCTGGCGAACTGGACCTTCGAGGACTGGTGCAGGGAGCATCCGGATGCTCCTTTGACGGATTTCGCGCTGGAGCCGGGCAGGCTGAACCGCAGCGGCGCGCTGTTCGACGGGGCGAAGCTGGAGGACACGGCCAAGGAGGTCGTAGCGCGGATGACAGCCGAAGAGGTCTACAACGCGGCGCTGGCCTGGGGACGCAGGTTTCATCCGGCTTTTGCCGGATGGCTGGAAGCGGACCCCGGTTATGCGCAGCGGATTCTCGCCATCGGCCGGGGCGGAACCAAGCCGAGGAAGGATATCGCGAAGTGGAGCGAGCTGCCGGCCTACATCGGCTTCTTCTATGAGGAGCCGGAAGAGCCGGCCCGGACGAAGCGGATTCAGGCACGGATGCGGCTGGAGCAGGCCCGTGACATCGTGCGGGGTTATCTCGCAGCTTACGATGAGGGCGAAGCAGCGGAAGAGTGGTTCGGCACGATCCGGGGGCTGGCTGCAGAGCTGGGGTATGCGGACAGCCCGAAGACGTACAAGAAGAACCCCGCCGGATTCAACGGTCATACCGGTGACGTGGCGATGGTGCTGCGGCTCGTCCTGACAGGCAGGGAGCAGACGCCGGACCTGTATGAAATCTGCAGCATTCTGGGCGGCAGTGCGGTAAGGCGGCGGCTGGCAGGCTGGCTGGAGGTCAGCCGGTAG
- a CDS encoding sigma 54-interacting transcriptional regulator: MSTKWFVRKAHKVTFDSTADEAWRIMSQYNEPYVFIEDGEQPGRIAAFLRTTDIMPSVNQREWMERKVASLPYQTHLMHIQQEADMLDFFKVFGEEIVVLESRDGRHESYLTREDVLYYLLTNQSTGSDWIRSLLHSIPLGIVIADGHGRIENFSAEALRMLRAEPDELRREHAGSLLDGEIFQNVIERGEVVLNHIIVNDKIGVLADFGPIRNKHGHVTGAIIVLQDLPYIENMAMELEYVKNLNTDLQAILSSIYDEILVVDEKGVLLRYSGKWVEDFRESRLEDLIGTNLMELEHEGGFFASLVKMVLERRRKVSVMQESRTGRNVLAVGNPVFDAKGKLERIVIALRDITETVLLKEELRHAKKMSERYKKELEHLRDQKSYSGQRQVIYGSEKIEKVMKYIHKVANVSSTVLLTGESGVGKEVFARCIYELGPRSSKPFVKVNCGAIPEALLESELFGYVKGAFTGANASGKQGYFQMANKGILFLDEIAEMPLSLQVKLLRALQEREIIPVGGTEVVEIDVQIITATNKDLEKMVEEGTFREDLYYRLNVIPIAIPPLRERPEDIPLLSLHFLHKFNEKYSRSNQLSQDALDVLESYSWPGNVRELQNIIERISVTTDEELIEASQITPLLKRGRTSPSSLRRPAKGMSLKEATKALEDQMIKAAMEEYKTTSMAAKVLGVSQSTISRKYQEIQERIGRGEDIGITI, from the coding sequence ATGTCCACGAAGTGGTTTGTCCGAAAAGCACATAAGGTCACGTTCGATTCGACGGCGGACGAGGCCTGGAGAATCATGTCGCAGTACAACGAGCCCTACGTTTTTATAGAGGATGGGGAGCAGCCCGGGCGGATCGCCGCTTTCCTGCGGACCACGGACATCATGCCGTCGGTCAACCAGAGGGAGTGGATGGAGCGCAAGGTGGCTTCACTGCCGTACCAGACCCATCTCATGCACATTCAGCAGGAAGCGGATATGCTGGATTTCTTCAAAGTGTTCGGGGAAGAGATCGTGGTGCTGGAGAGCCGGGACGGCCGGCATGAGAGCTACCTGACCCGGGAGGATGTCCTGTACTACCTGCTGACGAACCAGTCGACGGGATCGGACTGGATCCGCTCGCTGCTTCATTCGATCCCGCTCGGGATCGTCATTGCCGACGGGCACGGCCGGATCGAGAACTTCAGCGCAGAGGCGCTCCGGATGCTGCGGGCCGAGCCGGACGAGCTGCGCCGGGAGCATGCGGGCTCGCTGCTTGACGGGGAGATTTTCCAGAACGTCATCGAGCGCGGCGAGGTGGTGCTCAACCACATTATCGTCAACGACAAGATCGGGGTGCTCGCCGACTTCGGCCCCATCCGCAACAAGCACGGGCATGTCACCGGGGCGATCATCGTCCTGCAGGACCTGCCGTACATCGAGAATATGGCGATGGAGCTGGAGTACGTCAAGAACCTGAACACGGACCTGCAGGCAATCCTCTCCTCGATCTACGACGAGATCCTGGTGGTGGACGAGAAGGGCGTTCTGCTGCGTTACAGCGGCAAGTGGGTCGAGGACTTCCGGGAGTCGAGGCTGGAGGATCTCATCGGCACGAACCTGATGGAGCTGGAGCATGAGGGGGGCTTTTTTGCTTCTCTTGTCAAAATGGTCCTGGAACGCCGCCGGAAAGTATCCGTCATGCAGGAAAGCCGGACAGGCCGGAATGTGCTCGCCGTCGGCAACCCGGTCTTCGACGCGAAGGGGAAGCTGGAGCGGATCGTTATTGCCCTGCGGGATATCACCGAGACCGTGCTCCTCAAGGAAGAGCTGCGCCATGCGAAGAAGATGAGCGAGCGGTACAAGAAGGAGCTCGAGCACCTGCGGGACCAGAAGAGCTACTCGGGCCAGCGGCAGGTGATCTACGGGAGCGAGAAGATCGAGAAGGTCATGAAGTACATCCACAAGGTGGCCAATGTGTCGTCGACCGTCCTGCTTACCGGGGAATCGGGGGTAGGCAAAGAGGTGTTCGCCCGCTGCATCTACGAACTCGGGCCGAGGAGCTCGAAGCCGTTCGTCAAAGTGAACTGCGGCGCGATTCCCGAAGCGCTGCTCGAGAGCGAGCTCTTCGGCTATGTCAAAGGGGCGTTCACGGGAGCGAATGCAAGCGGGAAGCAGGGCTACTTCCAGATGGCCAACAAGGGCATTCTGTTCCTCGACGAGATCGCCGAGATGCCGCTGAGTCTGCAGGTCAAGCTGCTGCGGGCGCTGCAGGAGCGGGAGATCATCCCCGTGGGCGGCACCGAGGTGGTGGAGATTGATGTGCAGATCATCACCGCGACGAACAAGGATCTGGAGAAAATGGTCGAGGAAGGCACGTTCCGCGAGGACCTCTATTACCGGCTGAACGTCATCCCGATCGCCATCCCGCCGCTGAGGGAGCGGCCGGAGGATATTCCGCTGCTGTCGCTGCATTTTCTGCACAAATTCAATGAGAAGTACAGCCGCAGCAACCAGCTGTCGCAGGACGCGCTCGATGTGCTCGAATCGTATTCCTGGCCCGGCAACGTGCGGGAGCTGCAGAATATCATTGAGCGGATTTCGGTGACGACCGACGAGGAGCTCATCGAAGCGTCGCAGATCACACCGCTGCTCAAGCGGGGGAGGACGAGCCCGTCCTCGCTGCGCCGGCCCGCCAAGGGCATGTCGCTCAAGGAAGCGACGAAGGCATTGGAGGATCAGATGATCAAGGCGGCGATGGAAGAATACAAGACGACTTCGATGGCCGCCAAGGTGCTCGGCGTCTCCCAGTCGACCATCTCGCGCAAATACCAGGAAATTCAGGAGCGGATCGGAAGGGGGGAGGACATTGGGATTACAATATGA
- the speB gene encoding agmatinase, with amino-acid sequence MQYPLSPDVQPEFCTTGSFMRLPAKREGARLAIVGMPFDTAASFRVGARFAPQAIRQGSMLLFPYHPVHKVYPFEETKAIDIGDVSVIPHNIHRSYELMEASALELMQAGIVPVGLGGDHSVTLAALRAAAKVHGPVALVHFDSHTDTWDTYYDEKYWHGSTFIRAHEEGLVVPSKVFQIGIRGTLNHPGDLEASYDLGFNVITSGELRAAGIPEVVRRVKETVGDMPVFLTFDIDFVDPAYAPGTGTPEVGGFTSHETLELVRSLTGLNYIGFDLVEVLPGYDPAQTTSLLAATLIHEFASLVALNLKTASPQESITGA; translated from the coding sequence ATGCAGTATCCGTTATCTCCCGATGTTCAGCCCGAGTTCTGTACGACCGGCTCGTTCATGCGGCTTCCGGCGAAGCGGGAAGGCGCAAGGCTTGCGATCGTCGGCATGCCGTTCGATACGGCCGCCTCGTTCCGGGTGGGGGCGCGCTTCGCGCCGCAGGCGATCCGCCAGGGATCGATGCTCCTGTTCCCCTACCACCCGGTGCATAAGGTATACCCGTTCGAGGAGACGAAGGCCATCGACATCGGGGATGTCTCGGTCATCCCGCACAACATCCACCGCAGCTATGAGCTGATGGAAGCCAGCGCGCTGGAGCTGATGCAGGCCGGGATCGTACCGGTCGGCCTTGGGGGGGACCACTCCGTGACGCTGGCTGCGCTGCGTGCGGCGGCCAAGGTGCACGGGCCGGTGGCGCTGGTGCATTTTGACTCCCACACGGATACGTGGGACACCTACTACGATGAGAAGTACTGGCACGGCTCCACCTTCATCCGTGCGCATGAGGAAGGACTCGTCGTCCCTTCCAAGGTGTTCCAGATCGGGATCCGGGGAACGCTGAACCATCCCGGCGATCTGGAGGCGAGCTACGATCTCGGGTTCAACGTGATCACCTCGGGAGAACTCCGAGCGGCGGGCATTCCGGAGGTCGTGCGCCGCGTCAAGGAAACGGTCGGCGATATGCCGGTGTTCCTGACCTTCGACATCGACTTCGTCGATCCGGCCTATGCGCCGGGGACGGGGACGCCGGAGGTCGGCGGATTCACAAGCCATGAGACGCTCGAGCTCGTCCGGTCGCTGACCGGTTTGAACTATATCGGGTTCGACCTGGTCGAAGTGCTGCCGGGCTATGATCCGGCCCAGACGACTTCGCTGCTGGCTGCGACGCTGATCCACGAGTTCGCGAGTCTGGTCGCCCTGAACCTTAAGACGGCGAGCCCGCAGGAGAGCATCACGGGGGCCTAA
- a CDS encoding VOC family protein — protein sequence MSITTKKALLKKVECAYIPVRDVAVSAAWYEEVLGLKRRSPLEPGRGAILLLGDGQWLFLLPCSDGAAAVFETTGWTDNGEAYEMFPLCFETEDIEGLHASLTGAGAWVEESIRDEGSCGKQLTFKDPDGNKFQAWQQP from the coding sequence ATGAGCATAACAACCAAGAAGGCCCTGCTGAAAAAGGTGGAATGTGCCTACATTCCGGTACGTGACGTCGCTGTATCGGCGGCCTGGTACGAGGAAGTGCTTGGCCTGAAGCGGCGTTCGCCGCTGGAGCCGGGCCGGGGCGCCATCCTGCTGCTTGGGGATGGACAGTGGCTGTTCCTGCTCCCCTGCAGCGACGGAGCCGCGGCTGTCTTCGAGACGACCGGATGGACCGACAACGGGGAAGCCTACGAGATGTTCCCGCTTTGCTTCGAAACCGAGGATATCGAGGGGCTGCATGCTTCTCTGACAGGTGCCGGTGCATGGGTGGAAGAGAGCATCCGCGATGAGGGCTCCTGCGGAAAGCAGCTGACGTTCAAGGACCCGGACGGCAACAAATTCCAAGCTTGGCAGCAGCCTTGA
- the rpoN gene encoding RNA polymerase factor sigma-54, protein MITGLSQTTAIQMKTTLTPELQQSVHILQLTGTDLLSYLQEQALENPLLELEWSSPSARRSAGSRHAIGPGGGEDDRLGRLPARGETLEQALLSQLRIAGLPADLYRAAAFLVGSLDGAGYLLHPLGELAGCLGADLRQLEDALREVQRLEPAGIGARDLRECLLLQAGRDPQAPPGTADALSEACFPLVARGRWEALARRLGLPPEAVREIARYIRGLQPRPGSLHPGERTHYVVPDAEVRLERGELLIRWNAELTPRLTVQDGYERLGRTDGEAAAYLKSKRRGADWLMRAVEQRYRTLKRVIAAIFEEQPGFWGQGLRGLRPMNLRTIADKLGLHESTVSRAVNGKYVRTCHGTFELKAFFAAVPLAESGGGGGASSLEVKSVIAELVAGENKGRPYSDEKLAQELSKRGLQVARRTVAKYREELHILSSSLRKRVL, encoded by the coding sequence ATGATTACAGGACTGAGCCAAACGACAGCCATTCAGATGAAAACCACCTTGACGCCGGAGCTTCAGCAGTCGGTTCATATTCTGCAGCTGACCGGCACGGACCTGCTGTCCTACCTGCAGGAGCAGGCGCTGGAGAACCCGCTGCTGGAGCTGGAGTGGAGCTCTCCCTCTGCACGCCGCTCCGCGGGAAGCCGCCACGCCATCGGCCCAGGCGGCGGGGAGGATGACCGCCTCGGCCGGCTGCCCGCCCGCGGCGAGACGCTGGAGCAGGCGCTGCTGAGCCAGCTGCGGATCGCAGGCCTGCCGGCGGACCTGTACCGGGCAGCCGCCTTCCTTGTCGGCTCGCTGGACGGCGCCGGGTACCTGCTCCACCCGCTGGGCGAGCTGGCCGGCTGCCTGGGCGCGGACCTGCGGCAGCTGGAGGACGCGCTGCGCGAGGTGCAGCGGCTGGAGCCGGCGGGCATCGGGGCGCGGGACCTCCGCGAGTGCCTCCTGCTCCAGGCCGGCCGTGACCCGCAGGCACCTCCGGGCACAGCGGACGCGCTCAGCGAAGCGTGCTTTCCGCTCGTCGCCCGCGGACGCTGGGAGGCGTTGGCCCGCCGGCTCGGTCTCCCGCCGGAGGCGGTGCGGGAGATCGCCCGCTATATCCGGGGGCTGCAGCCCCGCCCGGGCAGTCTGCACCCCGGCGAACGAACGCATTACGTCGTGCCGGACGCCGAAGTCCGGCTGGAGCGGGGGGAGCTGCTCATCCGCTGGAATGCGGAGCTCACCCCCCGGCTCACCGTGCAGGACGGCTACGAGCGGCTCGGGCGGACCGATGGCGAGGCGGCGGCCTACCTGAAGAGCAAGCGGCGGGGGGCCGACTGGCTGATGCGCGCGGTGGAGCAGCGCTATCGGACGCTGAAACGGGTCATCGCCGCGATCTTCGAGGAGCAGCCGGGCTTCTGGGGGCAGGGCCTGCGAGGCCTGAGGCCGATGAACCTGCGGACGATCGCCGACAAGCTGGGCCTGCACGAATCCACGGTCAGCCGGGCGGTGAACGGCAAGTATGTGCGCACGTGCCACGGCACCTTCGAGCTCAAGGCCTTCTTCGCGGCCGTGCCGCTGGCAGAGAGCGGCGGAGGCGGGGGCGCTTCGAGCCTGGAGGTCAAGTCCGTCATCGCCGAGCTGGTGGCCGGCGAGAACAAGGGCAGGCCGTACTCCGACGAGAAGCTGGCGCAGGAGCTCTCGAAACGGGGGCTCCAGGTGGCCCGCCGTACGGTGGCCAAGTACAGGGAAGAGCTGCACATCCTCTCTTCCTCCCTGCGCAAACGAGTGCTGTAG